The following proteins are encoded in a genomic region of Mycobacterium sp. 155:
- a CDS encoding PfkB family carbohydrate kinase, protein MPKQLVPGVTVLGNLAIDIIDGSSPSPGGCASFAGVALESAAGMRHIVAMGAEADHELFDGVLDRFGSMVRFLPADRTSGFRLDYDDTDHRRMSVDALGPVWTPADVDTVDPQTTWIHLAPLLRTDFPAATLAHLAARGHRIAYDGQGLVRADRLGPLVQDRNFSPDLLRHLDMLKLAEDEAVIVADGPFDAAMAERLGVPEIVVTYGSEGCDVYADGAVVRVPAAWRVMGVQGTGAGDMFTACYVANRAVGADPWRAAELASELVAQELDKRVRIAPEL, encoded by the coding sequence ATGCCGAAACAGCTCGTCCCGGGCGTGACAGTGCTGGGGAATCTGGCGATCGACATCATCGACGGTTCGTCACCCAGCCCGGGCGGGTGTGCGTCGTTCGCCGGAGTGGCGCTGGAATCGGCTGCCGGGATGCGGCACATCGTGGCGATGGGGGCAGAGGCCGACCATGAGCTGTTCGACGGCGTGCTGGACCGCTTCGGGTCGATGGTGCGGTTCCTGCCGGCCGACCGCACGAGCGGTTTTCGGCTCGACTACGACGACACCGATCACCGGCGCATGTCGGTCGATGCGCTCGGGCCCGTGTGGACCCCGGCAGACGTCGACACCGTGGACCCGCAGACCACCTGGATCCACCTGGCGCCGCTGCTGCGCACCGATTTCCCCGCAGCCACCCTGGCGCATCTGGCTGCCCGTGGGCACCGCATCGCCTACGACGGCCAAGGGCTGGTGCGGGCCGACCGGCTGGGCCCACTGGTCCAGGACCGAAACTTCTCGCCCGATCTGCTGCGTCACCTCGACATGCTCAAACTGGCCGAGGACGAGGCGGTGATCGTCGCCGACGGTCCGTTCGATGCGGCGATGGCCGAGCGGCTCGGCGTACCGGAGATCGTGGTGACCTACGGCTCGGAGGGCTGTGACGTCTATGCCGACGGCGCTGTCGTGCGGGTGCCCGCGGCCTGGCGGGTGATGGGCGTGCAGGGCACAGGGGCCGGGGACATGTTCACCGCGTGTTACGTCGCGAACCGGGCTGTGGGGGCAGACCCCTGGCGCGCCGCCGAACTGGCCAGTGAGCTTGTCGCTCAGGAACTCGACAAGCGCGTGCGGATAGCACCAGAACTGTAG
- a CDS encoding prolyl oligopeptidase family serine peptidase — MTPFHDLDDYLALPRVSGLAVSPDGSRLVTTVSTLNDKRTEFVTAVWELDVNGQQPARRLTHGAKGESAPTFTGAGDLLFLAARPTQASTEDDTAPAALWRLPAAGGEAVEMFSMPGGVSGMASARSAEVTVATAVLLASAGSVAEDKALRERRKDTAVSAVLHTGYPVRYWDHDLGPDQPHLLDTDGPTDLTTHPGEALRETTFDLSSDGDFLVTSWHVPGPGVANRSALVRIDRGGGTPTTIAEEPDAELEHPAIAPDGSAVAFTRETHSTPTEAPRITLCCMRFGEEPVELTTNWDRWPATVAWTADSAALIVTADEQGRRPIFTVDPNSGAVAKLTDDDYSYTDVCPAPGGVIYALRSSYAVPPHPVRLDPDGAVTELPCVEIPELPGTLTELVATADDGTPVRSWLTLPEGDEPAELVLWIHGGPLGSWNTWHWRWNPWLLTAHGYAVLMPDPGLSTGYGQQFVQRGWGAWGAEPYTDLMVAVDAACEHPRIDDSRTAAMGGSFGGYMANWIAGQTDRFDAIVTHASLWALDQFGPTTDSAFWWAREMTPEMTQRNSPHRYVGQIHTPMLVIHGDKDYRVPIGEALRLWYELLSASGLPADENGQSPHRFLYYPTENHWVLAPQHAKIWYQVVTAFLGQHLRGEDVQLPDLLG; from the coding sequence ATGACCCCGTTTCACGATCTCGACGATTACCTTGCGCTGCCCCGAGTGTCGGGCCTTGCCGTGTCGCCGGACGGTTCGCGCCTGGTTACCACGGTCAGTACGCTGAATGACAAGCGCACCGAATTCGTCACTGCGGTTTGGGAATTGGATGTCAATGGGCAACAGCCCGCACGGCGGCTGACCCACGGTGCGAAAGGAGAGTCCGCGCCGACCTTCACCGGTGCGGGTGATCTGTTGTTCCTGGCGGCACGTCCGACGCAGGCGAGCACCGAGGACGACACGGCGCCTGCGGCATTGTGGCGCTTGCCTGCTGCGGGTGGTGAGGCAGTCGAGATGTTCAGCATGCCCGGTGGGGTCAGCGGTATGGCCAGCGCGCGGTCCGCGGAGGTCACCGTCGCCACCGCCGTGCTGCTGGCCTCGGCCGGAAGCGTCGCCGAGGACAAGGCGTTGCGGGAGCGGCGCAAGGACACCGCGGTATCGGCCGTGCTGCACACCGGATATCCGGTCCGGTACTGGGACCACGATCTCGGTCCCGACCAGCCGCACCTGCTGGATACCGACGGGCCAACCGATCTCACGACCCATCCGGGGGAGGCGTTGCGCGAGACCACCTTCGACCTCAGCTCCGACGGTGACTTCCTCGTCACCTCCTGGCACGTGCCCGGGCCCGGGGTAGCCAACCGGTCCGCGCTGGTCCGCATCGACCGAGGCGGCGGGACGCCCACCACGATCGCCGAGGAACCCGACGCCGAACTGGAACACCCTGCCATCGCACCCGACGGCAGTGCGGTGGCATTCACCAGGGAAACCCATTCGACACCTACCGAAGCGCCGCGGATCACGTTGTGCTGCATGCGCTTCGGTGAAGAACCCGTGGAGCTCACCACAAACTGGGATCGTTGGCCGGCCACGGTCGCCTGGACAGCGGACTCGGCGGCGTTGATCGTCACCGCCGACGAGCAAGGGCGCCGGCCGATCTTCACCGTGGACCCGAACAGCGGGGCGGTTGCCAAGCTCACCGACGACGATTACTCCTACACCGACGTGTGCCCGGCGCCGGGCGGGGTCATCTACGCACTGCGCAGCTCCTATGCGGTGCCGCCGCACCCGGTACGGCTCGACCCGGATGGCGCGGTCACCGAGTTGCCGTGCGTGGAGATTCCCGAACTCCCCGGCACACTCACCGAACTGGTCGCTACTGCCGACGACGGGACACCGGTCCGCTCATGGTTGACGCTGCCGGAGGGTGACGAGCCGGCCGAATTGGTGCTGTGGATCCACGGAGGTCCGTTGGGCAGCTGGAACACCTGGCATTGGCGCTGGAATCCGTGGCTGCTCACCGCGCACGGCTATGCAGTGTTGATGCCCGATCCGGGGCTGTCCACGGGCTACGGTCAGCAGTTCGTCCAACGGGGTTGGGGCGCATGGGGCGCCGAGCCGTACACCGACCTGATGGTTGCCGTCGACGCGGCGTGCGAGCATCCGCGGATCGACGATTCCCGGACCGCGGCGATGGGCGGTTCGTTCGGCGGCTACATGGCCAACTGGATCGCGGGGCAGACCGACCGGTTCGACGCGATCGTCACCCACGCCAGCCTATGGGCGCTCGACCAGTTCGGGCCGACCACCGACAGCGCGTTCTGGTGGGCTCGCGAGATGACACCCGAAATGACACAGCGCAATTCGCCGCACCGCTACGTCGGACAGATCCACACGCCGATGCTCGTGATCCACGGGGACAAGGACTATCGCGTGCCCATCGGCGAAGCCCTGCGGCTCTGGTATGAGCTGCTGTCCGCCTCTGGGCTGCCCGCCGACGAGAACGGCCAGAGCCCGCATCGCTTCCTCTACTACCCGACGGAGAACCACTGGGTGTTGGCGCCGCAACACGCCAAGATCTGGTATCAGGTGGTCACTGCGTTCCTCGGTCAGCATCTGCGCGGCGAAGACGTTCAACTGCCTGATCTGCTCGGGTAA
- a CDS encoding FAD-dependent monooxygenase: protein MAQSVLVVGAGITGLATAVALQRRGFQVRVLEVRADTSAGTGISIWPNALAALDELGLGDAVRAAGGRVTAGAARWHDGTWLRRPELERFIRALGEPLVVIRRAELTDILSAPLCPGTVEYGVGVRGLAVTEDGVRVTLSDGSARNAAAVVGADGVDSVVTRHLNGPLARRYVGYTAWRGVARHRIDPDMAGETLAAGVEVGHVPMGAEHTYWFATERAPEGATSSVGELAYLQRTFASWAEPIPTLLAATDPADVLRNDLYDRDSARRWARGPVVVAGDAAHPMRPHLGQGGCQGLEDAAILGGLAARAPDLATAFARFTTLRRRRVQMIVRESRLIGRVVNLRPAVLSAAATRASVLVPEPVLTRHLATIAAHSAFTAAP, encoded by the coding sequence ATGGCACAGTCCGTCCTCGTCGTCGGTGCCGGTATCACCGGCCTGGCCACCGCAGTCGCGTTGCAACGTCGGGGATTCCAGGTGAGGGTGCTCGAAGTCCGCGCCGACACGTCGGCGGGTACGGGCATCAGCATCTGGCCCAACGCCTTGGCGGCGCTCGACGAGCTCGGCCTCGGCGACGCGGTCCGGGCCGCGGGCGGACGGGTGACGGCCGGAGCGGCGCGCTGGCACGACGGCACGTGGCTGCGACGCCCTGAGCTCGAACGGTTCATCCGCGCGCTCGGTGAACCGCTGGTCGTCATCCGGCGGGCCGAGCTGACCGACATCCTGAGTGCACCGTTGTGTCCGGGAACCGTCGAATACGGCGTCGGTGTGCGCGGGCTCGCGGTCACCGAGGACGGTGTGCGCGTCACCCTCTCAGACGGATCCGCGCGGAATGCCGCAGCCGTGGTCGGCGCCGATGGTGTCGATTCGGTGGTGACACGCCATCTGAACGGACCGCTCGCCCGACGCTACGTCGGCTATACCGCGTGGCGTGGTGTGGCCAGACATCGGATCGACCCCGACATGGCCGGCGAGACACTGGCCGCCGGGGTGGAGGTAGGTCATGTGCCGATGGGCGCCGAGCACACCTACTGGTTCGCGACCGAGCGGGCACCCGAAGGCGCCACGAGTTCCGTCGGGGAGCTGGCATATCTGCAGCGCACGTTCGCGTCGTGGGCCGAACCGATCCCGACCCTGCTGGCCGCGACGGATCCCGCCGACGTGCTGCGCAACGACCTCTACGATCGCGACTCGGCCCGGCGCTGGGCCCGCGGGCCTGTGGTGGTGGCCGGAGATGCCGCGCATCCGATGCGCCCGCATCTGGGTCAGGGCGGCTGTCAAGGCCTCGAGGACGCGGCGATCCTGGGCGGGCTGGCGGCCCGGGCGCCCGATCTGGCGACTGCCTTCGCGCGGTTCACGACGCTGCGACGCCGCCGCGTACAGATGATCGTGCGTGAATCGCGGCTGATCGGCCGCGTCGTGAATCTACGTCCCGCCGTCCTCAGCGCGGCCGCCACGCGAGCCAGTGTGCTGGTGCCCGAACCCGTGCTCACCCGACATCTGGCGACCATCGCGGCGCACTCAGCGTTCACTGCCGCGCCCTGA
- a CDS encoding transglycosylase family protein, whose translation MSTIRSALTRGFWLFAGTAALVLAPLTSSFGLSTPTAAADTVNWDAIAACESGGNWSTDTGNGAYGGLQFKPATWAAHGGVGSPATASREEQIRVAENVLATQGLGAWPKCGAQGGAPVGWSAPAPVATTGCAAVRPGAVLGIFDLRRLCSTLLNPLASLGAPR comes from the coding sequence ATGAGCACCATTCGCAGCGCATTGACCAGGGGTTTCTGGCTTTTTGCAGGAACCGCGGCGTTGGTCCTCGCTCCACTGACGTCGTCGTTCGGTCTATCTACTCCCACCGCGGCCGCCGACACCGTCAACTGGGACGCCATTGCCGCGTGTGAATCTGGCGGCAACTGGTCCACGGACACGGGTAACGGCGCCTACGGGGGTCTGCAGTTCAAACCGGCCACCTGGGCCGCGCACGGCGGCGTGGGTTCCCCGGCCACCGCGTCTCGGGAGGAACAGATCCGGGTCGCCGAAAACGTCCTGGCCACGCAGGGGCTGGGAGCCTGGCCCAAGTGCGGCGCACAGGGCGGCGCTCCCGTCGGCTGGAGTGCGCCTGCGCCGGTGGCCACGACGGGCTGCGCGGCTGTTCGTCCCGGCGCGGTGCTGGGGATCTTCGACTTACGTAGGCTCTGCTCGACCCTGCTGAACCCGCTGGCCTCCCTCGGCGCGCCGCGCTGA
- a CDS encoding 2-oxoacid:ferredoxin oxidoreductase subunit beta: MTTARSEADRASAQFIGADHKDLGLTALTKTALVPTTDTPQKGKDFTSDQEVRWCPGCGDYVILNTIRNFLPELGLRRENIAFISGIGCSSRFPYYLETYGFHSIHGRAPTIATGLALARPDLSVWVVTGDGDALSIGGNHLIHALRRNMNITILLFNNRIYGLTKGQYSPTSETGKVTKSTPMGSLDYPFNPVSLALGAEATFVGRALDSDRKSLSEVLRAAAAHRGAALVEIMQDCPIFNDGSFDALRKEGAEDRLINLRHGEPITFGTDGEYCVVQSGYGFEVAKTADVTTEQIVVHDAHVEDPAYAFALSRLSEQNLEHMVMGIFRMVSKPTYDDAARQQISSARDARPHDAAALQELLRGKDTWTVD, from the coding sequence ATGACAACAGCGAGAAGCGAAGCGGATCGCGCATCGGCCCAGTTCATCGGTGCGGACCACAAGGATCTCGGCCTGACGGCCCTGACCAAGACGGCCCTGGTGCCTACCACCGACACGCCTCAGAAAGGCAAGGACTTCACCAGCGACCAGGAGGTCCGCTGGTGCCCCGGATGCGGTGACTACGTCATCCTCAACACCATCCGCAACTTCCTGCCCGAGCTGGGCCTGCGCCGCGAGAACATCGCGTTCATCAGCGGCATCGGCTGCTCCAGCCGGTTCCCGTACTACCTGGAGACCTACGGCTTCCACTCGATCCACGGCCGTGCCCCGACCATCGCGACCGGACTGGCGCTGGCCCGACCAGACCTGTCGGTGTGGGTCGTCACCGGTGACGGTGACGCGCTGTCGATCGGCGGCAACCACCTGATCCACGCGCTGCGCCGCAACATGAACATCACGATCCTGCTGTTCAACAACCGGATCTACGGCCTCACCAAGGGTCAGTACTCGCCGACGTCGGAGACCGGCAAAGTCACCAAGTCGACGCCGATGGGCTCGCTGGACTACCCGTTCAACCCGGTGTCGCTGGCCCTCGGCGCCGAGGCGACGTTCGTCGGCCGCGCACTGGATTCCGACCGTAAGAGCCTGTCCGAGGTGCTGCGTGCCGCTGCGGCCCACCGCGGTGCGGCGCTGGTCGAGATCATGCAGGACTGCCCGATCTTCAACGACGGCTCGTTCGACGCGCTCCGCAAGGAGGGCGCCGAGGACCGGTTGATCAACCTGCGGCACGGCGAGCCGATCACCTTCGGTACCGACGGCGAGTACTGCGTGGTCCAGTCTGGCTACGGCTTCGAAGTGGCCAAGACCGCCGACGTGACCACCGAACAGATCGTGGTGCACGACGCTCACGTCGAGGACCCGGCCTACGCGTTCGCGTTGTCGCGGTTGAGTGAGCAGAACCTCGAGCACATGGTGATGGGCATCTTCCGGATGGTCAGCAAGCCGACCTATGACGACGCTGCCCGTCAGCAGATCAGCTCGGCACGCGACGCCAGGCCGCACGACGCGGCCGCCTTGCAAGAGCTGCTGCGCGGCAAAGACACGTGGACCGTCGACTGA
- the fdhD gene encoding formate dehydrogenase accessory sulfurtransferase FdhD gives MGRVTTRRRAAHLNASGVERRAETLVVEEPLEIRVNGTPITVTMRTPGSDIELAQGFLLTEGVIGNRDDVLTVRYCRGATENGVNTYNVLDVTLAPHVPPPAVDITRNFYTTSSCGVCGKASLEAVRLISRYCPGDDPSTVSADALSAMPPRLRKAQKIFATTGGLHGAALFTTDGTMLVVREDIGRHNAVDKVIGWALEQNRIPLTGTVLLVSGRASFELTQKAAMAGIPILAAVSAPSSLSVDLASQSGLTLVAFLRGESMNVYTRSDRVLS, from the coding sequence GTGGGCCGGGTAACCACGCGCCGCCGCGCCGCCCATCTGAACGCGTCCGGGGTGGAGCGGCGGGCCGAGACGCTCGTCGTCGAAGAACCCTTGGAGATCCGGGTCAACGGCACACCGATCACCGTCACCATGCGGACACCCGGCTCGGATATCGAACTGGCCCAAGGCTTTCTGCTCACCGAGGGAGTCATCGGGAATCGCGATGATGTGCTGACCGTGCGGTACTGCCGGGGCGCCACCGAGAACGGCGTCAACACCTACAACGTGCTCGATGTGACCTTGGCGCCGCATGTCCCGCCTCCTGCCGTCGACATCACCCGCAACTTTTACACCACGTCCTCATGCGGGGTGTGCGGCAAGGCATCACTGGAGGCGGTGCGGCTGATCAGCCGATACTGCCCGGGCGACGATCCGTCCACGGTCTCCGCCGACGCGTTGTCGGCCATGCCGCCCCGGCTGCGGAAAGCCCAGAAGATCTTCGCCACCACCGGCGGCCTGCACGGGGCCGCCCTCTTCACCACCGACGGCACCATGTTGGTGGTGCGCGAGGACATCGGCCGGCACAACGCGGTCGACAAGGTGATCGGCTGGGCGCTCGAACAGAACCGCATACCGCTGACGGGCACCGTGCTCCTGGTCAGCGGCCGGGCCTCGTTTGAACTGACGCAGAAGGCCGCGATGGCAGGTATCCCCATCCTCGCCGCAGTGTCCGCACCGTCCTCGCTGTCTGTCGACCTGGCCAGTCAATCGGGCCTGACCCTGGTCGCGTTCCTGCGGGGCGAGTCGATGAATGTCTACACCCGCTCTGACCGGGTGCTCTCTTAG
- a CDS encoding 2-oxoacid:acceptor oxidoreductase subunit alpha — protein sequence MGDNGNGNGAAPRQKLEKVVIRFAGDSGDGMQLTGDRFTSEAALFGNDLATQPNFPAEIRAPQGTLPGVSSFQIQIADYDILTAGDRPDVLVAMNPAALKANVSDLPRGGLIIANSDEFTKRNLAKVGYDTNPLETDELSDYVVQSVAMTTLTLGAVEAIGATKKDGQRAKNMFALGLLSWMYGRELEHSENFIREKFSGKPEIAEANVLALKAGWNYGETTEAFATTYEVSPAKLDAGEYRQISGNTALAYGIVTAGQLADIQVVLGTYPITPASDILHELSKHKNFNVLTFQAEDEIAGIGAAIGASYGGALGVTSTSGPGISLKSEAIGLAVMTELPLIVIDVQRGGPSTGLPTKTEQADLLQAMFGRNGESPVAVLAPRSPSDCFDIAVEAARIAVHYHTPVIVLSDGAVANGSEPWRIPDVTTYPPIEHTFAEEGKPFQPYARDPETLARQFAVPGTPGLEHRIGGLEAANGSGNISYEPKNHDLMVRLRQEKVAGIAVPDLEVDDPSGDAELLMLGWGSSYGPIGEACRRARRKGIKVAQAHLRYLNPLPANLGEVLKRYPNVVLPEMNLGQLALLLRGKYLVDIQSVTKVEGMAFLGDEVEGIIDAALDGSLGEKESDKAKFARLAAATVESVGASA from the coding sequence GTGGGAGACAACGGAAACGGCAACGGCGCCGCGCCGAGACAAAAACTGGAGAAGGTAGTCATCCGATTCGCCGGTGACTCTGGCGACGGCATGCAGCTGACCGGTGACCGCTTCACCTCGGAGGCGGCGCTCTTCGGCAATGACCTTGCCACCCAACCGAATTTCCCGGCAGAGATCCGCGCACCACAGGGCACGCTGCCCGGTGTGTCGTCGTTCCAGATCCAGATCGCCGATTACGACATCCTCACCGCCGGTGATCGTCCCGATGTGCTGGTCGCGATGAACCCGGCCGCACTCAAAGCCAACGTTTCCGATCTTCCGCGCGGCGGCCTGATCATCGCCAACTCTGATGAGTTCACCAAGCGCAACCTGGCCAAGGTCGGCTACGACACCAACCCGCTGGAGACCGATGAGCTCTCCGACTACGTCGTGCAGTCGGTCGCGATGACCACCCTGACGCTGGGAGCGGTCGAGGCGATCGGCGCCACGAAGAAGGACGGCCAGCGCGCCAAGAACATGTTCGCGCTCGGGCTGCTGTCGTGGATGTACGGCCGCGAGCTGGAGCACAGCGAGAACTTCATCCGGGAGAAGTTCTCCGGCAAGCCTGAAATCGCCGAGGCCAATGTGCTGGCCTTGAAGGCCGGCTGGAACTACGGCGAGACGACCGAGGCATTCGCGACCACCTACGAGGTGTCGCCGGCCAAGCTCGACGCCGGTGAGTACCGCCAGATCTCGGGCAACACGGCGCTTGCATACGGCATCGTCACGGCCGGCCAGCTTGCCGATATCCAGGTGGTGCTCGGCACCTACCCGATCACGCCGGCGTCGGACATCCTCCACGAGCTGTCCAAGCACAAGAACTTCAATGTGCTGACTTTCCAGGCCGAGGACGAAATCGCCGGCATCGGTGCGGCCATCGGAGCCTCATATGGCGGCGCACTGGGTGTCACCAGCACCTCGGGCCCGGGGATCTCGCTGAAGTCCGAGGCCATAGGCCTTGCGGTGATGACCGAACTGCCGCTGATCGTCATCGACGTGCAGCGCGGTGGCCCCTCGACAGGCCTGCCCACCAAGACTGAACAGGCCGATCTGCTGCAGGCGATGTTCGGCCGCAACGGTGAGTCGCCGGTTGCGGTGCTGGCACCCCGGTCCCCGTCTGACTGCTTCGATATCGCGGTCGAGGCCGCGCGCATCGCGGTGCACTACCACACCCCGGTGATCGTCCTCTCCGACGGCGCGGTCGCCAACGGCTCGGAACCGTGGCGTATCCCTGACGTCACCACCTACCCGCCGATCGAGCACACCTTCGCTGAGGAAGGCAAGCCGTTCCAGCCCTACGCCCGTGACCCGGAGACCTTGGCGCGGCAGTTCGCCGTGCCGGGCACTCCCGGCCTTGAGCACCGCATCGGTGGGCTTGAGGCGGCCAATGGGTCGGGCAACATCTCTTACGAACCGAAGAACCACGACCTGATGGTCCGGTTGCGTCAGGAGAAGGTCGCCGGTATCGCGGTGCCCGATCTCGAGGTCGACGATCCCAGCGGCGACGCGGAACTGCTGATGCTGGGCTGGGGCAGCAGCTACGGACCGATCGGTGAGGCCTGCCGCCGCGCCCGGCGCAAGGGCATCAAGGTCGCTCAGGCGCATCTGCGCTACCTCAACCCGTTGCCGGCCAACCTCGGCGAGGTGCTGAAGCGCTACCCGAATGTGGTGCTGCCGGAGATGAACCTCGGTCAGCTTGCGCTGCTGCTGCGAGGCAAATACCTGGTCGACATTCAGTCGGTGACGAAGGTGGAGGGTATGGCCTTCCTCGGTGATGAGGTCGAGGGCATCATCGACGCCGCCCTGGACGGGTCATTGGGTGAAAAGGAAAGTGACAAGGCCAAGTTCGCAAGGTTGGCGGCGGCCACTGTCGAGTCTGTGGGAGCGAGCGCATGA
- a CDS encoding DUF937 domain-containing protein codes for MADLDDLFAQIPVADIASKLGADEGEVNNAIQTLVPTLLGGVQQNVQSDNIDSSNLESAVTAQAASGLLDGGVKVDDVNQKEGDQMVAHIFGGNDSGQVASALAGTGAGGGDLIKKLLPILAPIVLAYVGKQFAQKNAPAESAGQASGGGLGDILGSILGGASAGGGGAANNPLGSILGSVLGGGGGQGNAIGEILGGLLGGKK; via the coding sequence ATGGCCGATCTCGACGACCTCTTCGCACAGATTCCTGTAGCGGACATTGCGAGCAAGCTGGGCGCCGACGAAGGTGAGGTGAACAACGCCATCCAGACGCTGGTTCCCACGCTCCTCGGCGGTGTGCAGCAGAATGTGCAGTCCGACAACATCGACTCGAGCAACCTGGAGTCTGCGGTCACCGCGCAGGCCGCGAGCGGTCTGCTCGACGGCGGTGTGAAGGTCGACGATGTGAACCAGAAAGAGGGCGACCAGATGGTCGCTCACATCTTCGGTGGCAACGACAGCGGGCAGGTGGCCTCGGCGCTGGCCGGTACCGGCGCCGGCGGTGGAGACCTCATCAAGAAGCTGCTGCCGATCTTGGCCCCGATCGTGCTGGCCTACGTCGGCAAGCAGTTCGCGCAGAAGAACGCGCCGGCCGAATCTGCTGGCCAGGCATCCGGCGGCGGGCTCGGGGACATCCTCGGCAGCATCCTGGGCGGGGCGAGCGCGGGCGGTGGCGGCGCTGCGAACAATCCGCTGGGCAGCATCCTCGGTAGCGTCCTCGGCGGTGGCGGCGGCCAGGGCAACGCCATCGGCGAGATCCTCGGCGGTCTGCTGGGCGGCAAGAAGTAG
- the mobA gene encoding molybdenum cofactor guanylyltransferase: protein MTSPVPLAAVVLAGGASRRMGRDKATLPFEGSTLVERVVAAVSVRCSPVFVIAAPGQPLPVLSAQILRDEIRGVGPLVATGRGLRAAADAGRELAFVCAVDMPYMSADLIDELVGPAVRLHADIVLPWDGRDHYLAGIYRSALTTRIAELVAAGERSMRALAESVDTQRVVLAEQRALANVNTLADLSAN, encoded by the coding sequence GTGACATCACCCGTGCCGTTGGCTGCCGTCGTCCTCGCGGGTGGAGCCTCCCGCCGTATGGGGCGCGATAAGGCCACACTCCCGTTCGAGGGTTCGACGCTCGTAGAGCGAGTGGTCGCCGCGGTAAGCGTGCGGTGTTCGCCGGTGTTCGTCATCGCGGCACCTGGCCAACCCCTACCCGTGCTGTCCGCGCAGATTCTGCGCGACGAGATCCGCGGCGTGGGCCCGTTGGTCGCTACCGGTCGTGGCTTGCGCGCGGCGGCCGATGCCGGTCGGGAACTGGCCTTTGTTTGCGCGGTGGACATGCCGTACATGTCTGCTGACCTCATCGATGAGCTGGTCGGGCCGGCTGTGCGGCTGCACGCCGACATCGTGTTGCCCTGGGACGGCCGTGACCACTACCTCGCCGGTATCTACCGCAGCGCGCTGACCACACGCATCGCCGAACTGGTGGCCGCGGGCGAGCGGAGTATGCGGGCCCTGGCCGAATCGGTCGACACCCAGCGGGTGGTCCTGGCCGAACAACGCGCGCTGGCCAACGTCAACACGCTTGCAGATCTATCAGCAAATTAG